A genomic region of Trifolium pratense cultivar HEN17-A07 linkage group LG3, ARS_RC_1.1, whole genome shotgun sequence contains the following coding sequences:
- the LOC123914284 gene encoding U-box domain-containing protein 45-like translates to MMDTAEVEENLFAVSDAKLHGEMCKALSIIYCKVLAIFPSLEAARPRSKTGIQALCSLHVALEKAKNVLHHCSVCSKLYLAVTGDSVLLKFEKAKCALEDSLRRVEDIVPQSIGCQVQEIVNEFSNVEFALDPLEKQVGDDLISLLQQGKKFDDDSESYELESFHQAATRLGITSSRVALAERRALKKLIDRARAEEDKRKESIVAYLLHLMRKYSKLFRNEFADDNDSQGSGPCSPTVQGSIEDGVPVGHSQAFERQFSKLSSFNFKPNNNMEPGQMALPPEELRCPISLQLMYDPVIIASGQTYEKVCIEKWFGDGHSNCPKTQQNLPHLCLTPNYCVKGLVASWCEQNGIPIPEGPPESLDLNYWRLVLSESESTNSRSVNSVSSCKLKGVKVVPLEDSCVSENYGENRAESVSAQEEDAEQYLSFLKVLTEGNDWKRKYEVVEQLRLLLRDDEEARILMGANGFVEALVQFLQSAVHERNLTAQESGAMALFNLAVNNDRNKEILLSAGILSLLEEMISNTGSYGCATALYLNLSCLEEAKPMIGTSQAAQFLTQLLQSDYDIQYKQDSLHALYNLSTVPSNIPYLLSSGIVNSLQSLLVDQGDDFTWTEKCIAVLINLATSQVGREEMVSTPELISVLASILDTDELEVQEQAVSCLLILCNRSEQCSDMVLQEGVIPALVSISVNGTSRGQEKAQKLLMLFRQQRRDDSPVETHESPPETSDFSVPPAEMKPLCKSMTRRKTGKGFSFFWRSKSYSVYQC, encoded by the exons ATGATGGATACTGCTGAGGTTGAAGAAAATCTATTTGCTGTTAGTGATGCCAAG TTACATGGAGAAATGTGCAAGGCTCTTTCTATAATATATTGCAAAGTATTGGCAATATTTCCTTCTTTAGAAGCAGCTAGGCCTAGGAGTAAAACTGGAATTCAGGCATTATGTTCATTGCATGTGGCCTTAGAGAAAGCCAAGAATGTTCTTCATCATTGCTCAGTGTGTAGTAAACTCTACCTG GCTGTAACTGGGGACTCTGTTCTCCTTAAATTTGAGAAGGCTAAATGTGCTCTTGAAGATAGTCTTAGACGGGTGGAAGATATTGTTCCACAATCCATTGGATGTCAG GTTCAGGAGATTGTGAATGAATTTTCAAATGTGGAATTTGCACTTGATCCCTTAGAGAAGCAAGTTGGCGATGATTTAATTTCATTGCTTCAGCAGGGCAAAAAGTTTGATGACGATAGTGAAAGTTATGAGCTTGAATCTTTTCACCAGGCTGCTACTAGGCTTGGAATCACATCTTCTAGAGTAGCTCTTGCTGAAAGAAGAGCTCTCAAGAAACTTATTGACAGGGCTCGGGCTGAAGAAGACAAACGAAAGGAATCAATTGTTGCATATCTTTTGCATCTTATGAGGAAATACTCCAAGTTATTCAGAAATGAGTTTGCAGATGACAATGATTCTCAGGGTTCTGGTCCTTGTTCTCCCACTGTTCAGGGATCTATCGAGGATGGTGTTCCTGTTGGTCATAGTCAGGCTTTTGAAAGACAGTTTTCAAAACTTAGTTCCTTTAATTTCAAACCAAATAATAATATGGAGCCGGGGCAGATGGCTCTACCACCGGAAGAATTAAGGTGTCCAATATCTCTACAACTTATGTATGATCCTGTCATCATTGCTTCTGGGCAAACATATGAAAAGGTTTGCATAGAGAAATGGTTCGGTGATGGACACAGCAACTGCCCAAAGACCCAACAAAACCTTCCACATCTTTGCTTGACTCCTAATTACTGTGTTAAAGGTCTTGTTGCTAGTTGGTGTGAACAAAATGGAATTCCTATTCCTGAAGGCCCTCCTGAATCACTTGATCTTAACTACTGGAGACTGGTATTATCAGAGTCTGAGTCTACAAATTCAAGATCTGTAAATAGTGTAAGCTCTTGCAAGttgaagggtgtcaaagtggtTCCTTTAGAAGATAGTTGTGTCTCAGAGAATTATGGGGAAAATAGAGCTGAAAGTGTATCTGCACAAGAGGAAGACGCTGAGCAGTATCTTAGTTTTCTGAAAGTCTTGACTGAAGGGAACGATTGGAAGAGGAAATATGAAGTGGTAGAACAGTTAAGGTTGTTGCTGAGGGATGATGAGGAAGCTAGAATTTTGATGGGGGCTAATGGGTTTGTTGAAGCACTTGTTCAGTTTTTACAATCGGCTGTCCATGAAAGGAATTTGACGGCTCAGGAAAGCGGAGCAATGGCTCTCTTCAACCTAGCTGTGAATAATGACAG AAATAAGGAGATTTTGTTATCAGCtggaattttatctttgttAGAGGAAATGATTTCTAACACCGGTTCTTATGGTTGTGCAACTGCTCTATATCTGAATCTCTCCTGCCTTGAAGAAGCCAAACCTATGATTGGCACGAGTCAGGCTGCACAGTTCCTAACCCAGCTCCTTCAATCTGATTATGACATTCAATACAAGCAAGATTCTCTCCATGCTCTCTATAATCTTTCTACTGTGCCTTCCAATATTCCATACTTACTCTCATCTGGCATTGTTAATAGTCTACAGTCCCTTCTTGTAGACCAGGGTGATGATTTTACATGGACAGAAAAATGCATAGCTGTTTTGATAAATTTAGCTACTTCTCAAGTTGGAAGGGAGGAAATGGTGTCAACTCCTGAACTCATTAGTGTGTTGGCTTCAATATTGGACACTGATGAGCTCGAAGTACAGGAGCAAGCTGTCTCTTGTCTCCTAATTTTGTGCAACAGAAGCGAACAATGTTCTGATATGGTCCTGCAAGAAGGGGTTATACCTGCATTGGTATCAATATCAGTGAATGGAACCTCAAGAGGACAAGAAAAAGCTCAGAAACTCTTGATGCTATTCCGACAGCAGCGACGAGATGATTCACCTGTTGAGACACATGAGTCTCCTCCTGAAACTAGTGATTTCTCTGTGCCACCTGCTGAAATGAAACCTCTATGTAAGTCAATGACTAGAAGAAAGACTGGGAAAGGTTTTAGCTTTTTCTGGAGAAGCAAGAGCTATTCCGTGTACCAGTGTTGA
- the LOC123914585 gene encoding uncharacterized protein LOC123914585 has protein sequence MPPATFFSQRKAKATKKMNSRQRPLHACGVSILAIGDIAIGKTQNIKGPLGSTLRNMANLAKFVTPLIYVIQYQWLATLAFIDDRILAAENITEKLFPPSTYVFNKIDEIVLMIVYLPDKLDGALSKYVPLIIHHVPLLEWTLQIVISKLNYLASTLVHENSSVDEKTIGVDSNYCSNNSTNEVESSASEEFLNLPVDPSSVESFPPIPEADNKGVIMAVSCSHKKKGSYKEVLLESNEKKIECDECEGKQKKIDESTEELDGSKGSYKEVLLESNEKKIEGEGKQKNFDESTQELDESMMKFNVERNENMKQNMKHDPLLELFESAWLMSPASYRNNAEKEN, from the exons ATGCCACCCGCCACTTTCTTTTCCCAA AGGAAGGCAAaggcaacaaaaaaaatgaattcaaGGCAACGTCCATTACATGCATGTGGAGTTTCAATCTTAGCAATTGGTGACATTGCAATaggaaaaacccaaaatatCAAAGGACCATTAGGTTCAACATTAAGAAATATGGCAAACTTGGCCAAATTTGTCACACCCTTAATCTATGTCATTCAATACCAATGGCTAGCAACCCTCGCCTTCATCGACGATCGCATTCTAGCAGCCGAAAACATTACGGAGAAATTGTTTCCACCTTCGACATACGTGTTCAACAAAATCGATGAAATTGTGTTAATGATAGTTTATTTACCAGATAAACTTGATGGCGCATTGAGCAAGTATGTACCTTTGATAATCCACCATGTTCCATTGTTGGAATGGACATTGCAAATTGTAatctcaaagttgaattattTGGCTTCAACTTTGGTACATGAAAATTCAAGTGTGGATGAGAAAACAATAGGTGTTGATAGTAATTATTGCAGCAATAATAGTACTAATGAGGTAGAATCATCTGCATCTGAGGAGTTTCTTAACCTTCCGGTGGATCCGTCGAGCGTGGAAAGTTTTCCTCCTATACCAGAAGCTGATAATAAAGGAGTTATTATGGCAGTGTCTTGTAGTCACAAAAAGAAAGGATCATATAAAGAAGTATTGTTGGAGAGTAATGAGAAGAAAATCGAATGCGATGAATGtgaaggaaaacaaaaaaaaattgatgagaGTACTGAAGAGCTTGATGGAAGTAAAGGATCATACAAAGAAGTATTATTGGAGAGTAATGAGAAGAAAATAGAAGGtgaaggaaaacaaaaaaattttgaTGAGAGTACTCAAGAGCTTGATGAAAGTATGATGAAATTTAATGTTGAGAGAAATGAAAAcatgaaacaaaacatgaaaCATGATCCACTTTTGGAGTTGTTTGAATCTGCATGGCTTATGAGTCCTGCTAGTTACAGGAACAATGCAGAGAAAGAGAATTAA
- the LOC123914287 gene encoding protein XAP5 CIRCADIAN TIMEKEEPER-like, whose protein sequence is MSGMGDGYVGTAQDAVRIRRLEKQREAERRKIQELKSKSATSNGQPGLLQFGSSTSEILETAFKKETVGLVTREQYVEKRVNIQSKIEEEEKEKLQKQLQEEEELQLQKRKKRKIKGNSRLSFSEDIIDNDAQEEEEPHQSNNIETNGGVRCGKLGKDPTVETSFLPDSEREAEEQAERERLRRQWLREQDQIRNEPLQITYSYWDGTGHRRVVQVRKGDTIGEFLRAIQQQLAPEFREIRTTSVENLLYVKEDLIIPHQHSFYELIVNKARGKSGPLFHFDVHEDVRTIADATIEKDESHAGKVVERHWYEKNKHIFPASRWEIYDPAKKWERYTIHGD, encoded by the exons atgtCGGGTATGGGAGATGGATATGTGGGCACTGCCCAAGATGCAGTCCGGATCCGACGGCTAGAGAAACAGAGAGAAGCTGAACGTCGGAAAATCCAAGAGCTGAAATCCAAGTCTGCCACCTCCAATGGTCAACCCGGTCTCCTCCAATTTGGATCCAGCACTTCCGAG ATTCTTGAAACTGCTTTTAAGAAAGAAACCGTTGGTCTTGTCACCCGTGAACAGTACGTTGAGAAg AGGGTTAACATTCAGAGTAAAATAGAGGAGGAAGAGAAGGAGAAGCTTCAGAAGCAACTACAAGAGGAGGAGGAGCTTCAACTACAGAAACGAAAGAAGAGGAAGATCAAGGGAAATTCTAGACTATCATTTTCTGAGGATATTATTGACAATGACGCTCAGGAAGAGGAGGAGCCACACCAAAGTAATAATATAGAAACAAATGGAGGAGTACGGTGTGGTAAGCTTGGTAAAGACCCCACCGTTGAAACTAGCTTTCTACCTGATAG TGAGCGAGAGGCAGAGGAGCAAGCTGAACGTGAAAGGCTACGCAGACAGTGGCTCCGTGAGCAGGATCAAATTCGAA ATGAGCCTCTTCAAATCACATACAGTTATTGGGATGGAACTGGCCATAGGCGTGTTGTCCAG GTACGCAAGGGTGACACCATCGGAGAGTTTCTTCGAGCAATCCAACAGCAACTTGCTCCTGAATTCCGAGAGATTCGAACAACCTCGGTAGAAAATTTGCTTTATGTGAAAGAAGACCTTATCATTCCTCAT CAACACAGCTTCTATGAACTAATTGTGAACAAAGCGAGGGGGAAAAGTGGACCG ctttttcattttgatgTGCATGAAGATGTAAGAACAATTGCTGATGCCACTATAGAAAAGGATGAG TCGCATGCTGGAAAAGTTGTAGAAAGGCACTGGTATGAGAAGAACAAGCATATATTTCCTGCTTCAAGATGGGAG ATTTATGATCCAGCAAAGAAGTGGGAACGTTATACCATCCATGGGGATTAA
- the LOC123914285 gene encoding pentatricopeptide repeat-containing protein At3g02650, mitochondrial-like, with protein sequence MGRGEGKAALEVFNKFQVFQCVPNHDTYYFTLQALLNTSCSPDMIHQAASICQNMLLLFPHDQHDGGSSHDQEYTQPPLSPDDSHSDFQIALTFLGGIPRPYLEGCVCANLNLMDFSPLRQQLHHFVLKTIETSRQTKLIETRKVSPHNLIHFIKWAWQRSNNNKDLITTPVLESLVSAICDGSMDTYDVHLRKNNILFLWDLLKHIGHCHTGLLNTRILNQLLHSFGFMFDQGKTALEVFHKFEVFQCVPNQDTYTFTLQALLSTRLDMPHQAASICQKMLLHPETLLPDDGELLGNILSWFSRNNMTEEAYALYLAANEKRKTNPNWSPQLNMLLPLDMIRVLCSKKETVHLAFEMLNDIPKELADEEDLFLKQRLCMHVAEALCGFKELEAAKQLILKPIADSQHPSMYVVTTIITAYVKAGEIRQVLEMVKLLESIGFDICEPLMFGFGRSNGMLQIRKILEEARKKDYKLITALLYHTLIVGCCRLQKFDDALKFLTQMKDFGVSHINLDEYHKLFHSLCLKAMDRKMAIEQLEEMEPMDREMVDNQLSKMAAVDLDMMKEQLEEMYINIRALF encoded by the coding sequence ATGGGGAGAGGAGAAGGAAAAGCTGCACTTGAAGTTTTTAATAAATTTCAGGTCTTTCAATGTGTGCCAAATCATGATACATATTACTTTACATTGCAAGCTCTTTTGAATACTAGTTGTAGTCCTGATATGATCCACCAAGCTGCTTCTATCTGTCAAAACATGCTGCTGCTCTTTCCTCATGATCAACATGATGGTGGCTCTTCTCATGATCAAGAATACACCCAACCTCCTCTTAGTCCTGATGACAGCCACAGTGACTTCCAGATTGCGCTGACATTTCTTGGTGGTATTCCTCGTCCATATCTCGAAGGCTGTGTGTGTGCAAATCTTAATTTAATGGATTTTAGCCCTCTGCGTCAACAGCTGCACCATTTTGTACTCAAAACTATTGAAACCTCTCGTCAAACTAAATTAATTGAAACCCGAAAGGTTTCGCCTCATAATCTTATCCACTTTATTAAGTGGGCTTGGCAGAGGAGTAACAATAATAAAGATCTCATCACTACCCCTGTTCTGGAATCCCTTGTTTCGGCAATATGCGATGGTTCCATGGATACGTATGATGTTCATCTAAGGAAGAACAACATACTTTTTCTGTGGGACTTGCTTAAGCATATTGGCCACTGTCACACTGGTCTTCTTAACACCCGAATTCTCAATCAGCTCCTACATTCCTTTGGGTTTATGTTCGACCAAGGAAAGACTGCCCTAGAAGTTTTTCATAAATTTGAGGTATTTCAATGTGTACCGAATCAAGATACATATACCTTTACACTGCAAGCTCTTTTGTCCACAAGGCTTGATATGCCCCACCAAGCCGCTTCTATCTGTCAAAAGATGCTGCTTCATCCGGAAACCCTCCTTCCTGATGACGGTGAGTTACTTGGCAACATATTATCTTGGTTTTCTCGAAACAATATGACTGAAGAAGCCTATGCTCTCTATCTGGCTGCAAATGAGAAACGGAAAACAAACCCTAATTGGTCCCCACAGTTAAATATGTTGTTACCGCTTGATATGATCAGAGTACtttgttcaaaaaaagaaacTGTACATTTGGCTTTTGAGATGTTGAATGATATCCCTAAGGAGTTGGCGGACGAGGAAGATTTGTTTTTAAAACAAAGACTCTGTATGCATGTTGCCGAAGCCTTGTGCGGGTTTAAAGAGTTAGAGGCAGCCAAGCAATTGATCCTTAAACCGATTGCAGACAGCCAACATCCTTCAATGTATGTTGTAACTACAATTATTACTGCCTATGTTAAAGCTGGGGAAATCAGACAGGTTTTGGAGATGGTGAAGCTATTGGAAAGTATAGGTTTTGACATTTGTGAGCCTCTTATGTTTGGTTTTGGACGTTCAAATGGTATGCTACAGATTAGGAAGATCTTGGAAGAAGCCAGAAAGAAGGATTATAAGTTAATCACTGCTCTGCTGTACCATACACTCATTGTTGGATGTTGCAGGCTGCAGAAATTTGATGACGCTCTCAAGTTCTTGACTCAGATGAAGGACTTTGGTGTCTCCCACATCAATCTTGATGAATATCACAAGTTGTTCCACTCTCTTTGCTTGAAGGCTATGGATAGGAAAATGGCAATAGAGCAGCTAGAGGAAATGGAGCCTATGGATAGGGAAATGGTAGACAATCAGCTAAGCAAAATGGCCGCTGTGGATTTGGATATGATGAAAGAGCAGCTAGAGGAAATGTATATTAATATTAGGGCATTATTTTGA